CGCGGTTTTCGGGTGACCATTGCGAAACTTGATCCTTACCTGAATGTGGATCCCGGTACGATGAGTCCCTATCAGCATGGTGAGGTGTATGTGACTGATGATGGTGTTGAAACCGATCTCGATCTGGGGCATTATGAACGGTTTATCCATACCAATATGAGCCGGCTTAATAATGCGACCACCGGTCAAATCTATCAGACCATCATCCGGCGGGAGCGCAAAGGCGAATATCTGGGCAAGACCGTACAGGTGATCCCGCATATCACCGACGAGATCAAACGGCGTGTCCTGTCGCTTTCCGCTAATCATGAGTTTGATGTGGTTATGGTTGAAGTGGGCGGTACTGTGGGTGATATTGAGGGCTTGCCGTTTCTCGAAGCTATCCGGCAGTTCATTCTGGAGCAATCGCACAAGAATGTGATGATTATTCATTTAACCCTGATTCCATATATTTCCGCATCCGGAGAGATGAAAACCAAGCCCACTCAACACTCGGTAACCAAACTGCGGGAGATCGGTTTGCAGCCGGATATGCTGTTATGCCGGACGGAAAAGCCGCTTGAAGAAGCAGCCCGCGACAAGATCGCTTTGTTCTGCTCGGTCCCTTCAGAGATGGTGATCGAGGCACGGGATGCTGATTCTATCTATAAAATTCCGCTTCTCTATGAGAAGAACGGGGTGGGCGATAAAGTCGCATCGCGGCTGGCCTTACCGATTCGGGAATCTGACTTGTCCGGCTGGAAAAAATTTGTACACAAAGTCAATGATCCGTCCCGCTATGTAAAAATCGGGATCTGTGGTAAATATACTGAACTGAAAGATGCCTATAAATCCATCATTGAGGCGTTTGTTCACGCCGGAGTCGATAATGACGCCCGCGTTGAATTGACCTGGATTGAATCGGATAATCTGGATACGTCCAGACTTGCCGAATATTTTAATGATATACACGGCCTGCTGATTCCCGGCGGATTTGGTGACCGGGGAGTAGAAGGCAAAATTGCAGCCATTGAGTATTCGCGTACTCATTCTGTTCCATTTTTGGGGTTATGCCTGGGACTGCAGACCGCGGTAATTGAATTTGCCCGTAACAAGTGCGGACTTGAAGATGCGCACAGCACGGAATTTAATCCGGATACTCCGCAT
The candidate division KSB1 bacterium DNA segment above includes these coding regions:
- a CDS encoding CTP synthase is translated as MNARLTKYIFVTGGVVSSLGKGIAAASIGRLLKSRGFRVTIAKLDPYLNVDPGTMSPYQHGEVYVTDDGVETDLDLGHYERFIHTNMSRLNNATTGQIYQTIIRRERKGEYLGKTVQVIPHITDEIKRRVLSLSANHEFDVVMVEVGGTVGDIEGLPFLEAIRQFILEQSHKNVMIIHLTLIPYISASGEMKTKPTQHSVTKLREIGLQPDMLLCRTEKPLEEAARDKIALFCSVPSEMVIEARDADSIYKIPLLYEKNGVGDKVASRLALPIRESDLSGWKKFVHKVNDPSRYVKIGICGKYTELKDAYKSIIEAFVHAGVDNDARVELTWIESDNLDTSRLAEYFNDIHGLLIPGGFGDRGVEGKIAAIEYSRTHSVPFLGLCLGLQTAVIEFARNKCGLEDAHSTEFNPDTPHPVIDLMETQIDVTDMGGTMRLGAWECLLSKGTIAHKAYGKLNISERHRHRYEVNKDYVDQLKEQGLVISGINPKTKLVEVIELKDHPWFVGVQFHPELKSRVLDTHPLFRDFINAAIEHKAILSDMDIEEEGMNEDR